The Glycine max cultivar Williams 82 chromosome 17, Glycine_max_v4.0, whole genome shotgun sequence genome contains the following window.
tgataatgagGCTGATCATTGGATGGATGGACAGATGGAGAAAGCAAGTTTGTGTTGCACAAAATAGAATCAGTTGATGAGGCAAACTTGGGATACAGCTATAGCGTAGTTGGTGGAGTTGGGTTGCCAGACACAGTGGAGAAGATCACATTCGAATGCAAATTGGCTGCTGGTGCCAACGGAGGGTCTGCTGGGAAGCTAACTGTCAAATACCAAACCAAAGGAGATGCTCAGCCCAACCCAGACGACCTCAAAATTGGCAAAGTCAAGTCTGATGCTCTTTTCAAGGCCGTTGAGGCTTACCTTTTGGCCAATCCTCATTACAACTGATCCAATATTCAACTTAATTATCATCAGTGTCTTGCTTATCATATACAAGAGTTTCCTTGCGTGGAGTACTGTTATTTAGTACTTTGTGCTCAAGTTTTAAGTTGGCTTTCAATGTAATGagtgtttccttttattttcttttgcctCAGAATTGTAAGAGCTAGTCGATATCTTTGTACCTCCttcatcaataaataaattataataaaggaAATCATCACTTGAactcttgttttatttttcatgtttactaTGGTGAGTTTATATACAATTTAACCCAGAATTTTTTTGAGGGGGGAAGCAGGCGGTCAGggtaaacaaatataaatgcaTTTAGTACGTTTGGAAtgacttcttttcttttctttgttttttaagaaTGAGTTGGATggaattattattgaaattggGCTAAAGCCATTACATCAGCATCAATAAGAGAAGTCAACTGTTGAGGAATATCCTCCATCCAATACATTTCATGGCAAACAAAGGCTAATAATTTAAACAGGGTTTATATATGATATTACCTACCCATGGATTCCCTACATTTCTCTAACAAAAATGAAGCGGAAAACTAGACTCCATGAGTTTAGCATTGGAGAAAATGATGAACTTATTTGATTGAGGAT
Protein-coding sequences here:
- the LOC100791036 gene encoding Stress-induced protein SAM22-like; the protein is MGVFTFEDETTSPVAPATLYKALVTDADNVIPKAVDAFRSVENLEGNGGPGTIKKITFVEDGESKFVLHKIESVDEANLGYSYSVVGGVGLPDTVEKITFECKLAAGANGGSAGKLTVKYQTKGDAQPNPDDLKIGKVKSDALFKAVEAYLLANPHYN